One part of the Lotus japonicus ecotype B-129 chromosome 2, LjGifu_v1.2 genome encodes these proteins:
- the LOC130736236 gene encoding uncharacterized protein LOC130736236: MVAGRNDEAIAEALAMMASAIGQGQQANLGNHNQDEFCALGKFQRNNPPTFEGAYDPDKAQAWLKAIEKIFRVMNCTDAQKVQFGTHMLEKEAEDWWDNTVQRFEGDGMEITWDLFKGAFLEKYYPEDVCGKKEIEFLELKQGNGTVAEYATKFEELIKFCPHYNTSEAERSKCNKFVNGLRPEIKKVVGYQQIIRFSDLVNRSRIYDEDSRESAAH, from the coding sequence ATGGTTGCCGGAAGGAATGATGAAGCTATCGCTGAGGCATTGGCAATGATGGCTAGCGCCATTGGGCAAGGTCAGCAAGCGAACCTTGGGAACCATAATCAGGATGAATTTTGTGCTTTGGGAAAGTTTCAGAGGAACAATCCGCCAACCTTTGAAGGAGCATACGACCCTGACAAAGCACAGGCATGGCTGAAAgcaattgagaagatctttcgaGTCATGAATTGTACTGACGCGCAGAAGGTGCAGTTTGGCACCCATATGCTTgagaaagaagctgaagattggtGGGACAACACTGTTCAGAGGTTTGAAGGTGATGGGATGGAGATTACTTGGGATCTTTTCAAGGGTGcatttctggagaagtactATCCAGAAGATGTGTGtggaaagaaggaaattgagTTTCTTGAACTGAAGCAGGGTAATGGAACCGTGGCGGagtatgctacaaagtttgaGGAATTGATTAAGTTTTGTCCCCACTACAATACTTCCGAAGCTGAGAGATCTAAGTGTAACAagtttgtgaatggtttgagacCTGAGATCAAGAAGGTTGTGGGATATCAACAGATTATCCGATTTTCTGACCTGGTTAACAGGAGTAGGATATATGATGAGGATAGCAGGGAAAGTGCTGCTCACTAG
- the LOC130736235 gene encoding putative F-box protein At1g67390 has translation MKDRVLKAEEKQDFISKLPDEILSIIISYLHVDEAVRCNVLSKRWEGMWKLAPHMEFDAKQMIKPLSQLLHKRKSHKVPCFHPDPSKNKQVSRKSILFGGVEAWVEFLVENKVGYTNLILQCEPDHYGEIAEKCFSRDEICKPDFSPGVFSGLCSLELVNYTIDSWAAFEGCINLKNLKLERIYLNDISLSGILDFSLVESTEFQTLIIVKSSLRVLQLQALCLDEVEINCPNLEVLQLDSVKCPLQHLIINAPSLRTFHSYCYSIFARLLPINEGRYVLKTHEILAHCSSSLSESPNGNFLQNLSNISMDLNLNCISEVMDLSLVLRFCTNLQTLEVALPTLTHKNSDHGSSDDCATPYPISMLFESCHCIHKMLKSVYIRRFRGKEHEMEFVKYIITRATMMKKITIESKNSKREAESLLSLPKPSRNLCINLKINVNPMK, from the exons ATGAAAGATAGGGTATTGAAAGCTGAAGAGAAACAAGATTTTATCAGCAAGCTTCCTGATGAAATCTTGAGCATCATAATTTCTTACCTTCATGTTGATGAAGCTGTTAGATGCAATGTTCTCTCTAAGAGATGGGAAGGTATGTGGAAACTAGCTCCACACATGGAATTCGATGCAAAGCAAATGATCAAGCCATTATCCCAGCTTCTTCATAAGAGGAAATCTCACAAAGTACCTTGTTTCCATCCTGATCCATCCAAGAACAAACAAGTCTCAAG AAAGAGTATTTTGTTTGGGGGAGTGGAGGCTTGGGTTGAGTTTCTGGTTGAAAACAAGGTAGGGTATACAAATCTGATCCTTCAGTGTGAACCTGATCACTATGGAGAAATTGCTGAAAAATGTTTCTCCAGAGATGAAATTTGTAAGCCTGATTTCTCACCCGGGGTGTTTAGTGGTTTGTGCTCACTTGAATTGGTTAATTACACAATTGATTCTTGGGCTGCATTTGAGGGCTGCATCAACCTCAAGAATCTTAAATTGGAGAGGATTTACTTGAATGATATAAGCCTAAGTGGGATTTTAGATTTTAGTTTGGTTGAGTCCACTGAGTTTCAGACACTCATCATTGTGAAATCAAGCCTTAGAGTTTTACAACTCCAAGCTTTATGTTTGGATGAGGTAGAAATTAATTGCCCCAATCTTGAAGTGTTGCAGCTTGATTCTGTAAAATGTCCACTGCAGCATTTAATTATTAATGCTCCAAGCCTGAGGACTTTTCATTCTTACTGCTACTCCATTTTTGCAAGACTTCTTCCCATTAATGAAGGTAGATATGTTCTGAAAACCCATGAAATTCTTGCACACTGCAGCAGTTCTCTTTCG GAATCTCCAAATGGTAATTTCCTTCAAAATTTGTCAAACATATCAATGGATTTGAATTTGAACTGCATAAGTGAAGTCATGGATCTATCTTTGGTCTTGAGATTTTGTACCAATTTACAAACACTGGAAGTTGCTCTGCCG ACTTTGACTCATAAAAACTCTGACCATGGTAGCTCTGATGATTGTGCAACACCATACCCTATATCGATGCTTTTTGAGTCGTGCCATTGTATTCATAAGATGCTGAAGTCTGTGTACATAAGAAGGTTTAGAGGGAAAGAACATGAAATGGAATTTGTGAAGTATATAATAACAAGAGCAACCATGATGAAAAAGATTACAATAGAATCAAAGAACTCAAAGAGAGAGGCTGAAAGTTTGCTATCACTTCCCAAACCTTCCCGCAATCTCTGCATCAATTTGAAGATTAATGTCAATCCTATGAAATAG